From a region of the Mycoplasma miroungigenitalium genome:
- the mgtA gene encoding magnesium-translocating P-type ATPase: protein MAKKTKKPVLNVQEIKLRMQNAATSSTNALYKEFNSSSKGLKDDAAFETNLEKYGSNKLDKKSSNTLWHKIVQSFLNPFSIILIVLALISMVTDIIIPLHQGDSAEPATMVIILSMVILSGILHLVEEVRSSASSEKLVKMISTTARVERNGVFYEIPLEEIVAGDIVILAAGDIIPADVRILSAKDLFVSQSSLTGESHSIEKLANLVEGYNYENLVDYHNLAFMGSNVISGSARAIVVATGNQTYIGQVVQKINEKPVKTDFEKGIKSISWLLIKIMLIVVPIVFLIIGVKGQIKGDSSKWLEALLFAISVVVGLTPEMLPMIVTSTLAKGAVTMSKKKTIIKSLNSIQNFGAMDVFCTDKTGTLTLDQIVLERHLDVLGKDNNRVLRYGFLNSYYQTGLKNLLDLSIIDKTDELSAIDEQLRSLESEYTKIDEIPFDFERKRMSVIVKDSNQKAQVITKGAVEEMLSICSHIEIKGKTEVLNDRIIKKVLSNVDDLNDKGMRVIAVARKDVDISSVGSFAVKDESEMILIGYLAFLDPPKESTASAVKNLHDHGVEVKILTGDNARVTRAICQQVGIPSEKVILGKDIEGLSNDELKDIVEHYNIFAKLSPDQKASIITALRDKEHVVGYMGDGINDAPAMKKADVSISVDTAVDIAKESANIILLEKDLNVLATGIIEGRKTYANMNKYIKMTVASNFGNIISILFAALVLPFVPMMAVQILFLNLVYDISCGAIPWDNVDKDLLRKPRKWNPKSIARFMLWFGPVSSIVDILAFVLLRFVFIPYLYPSLSVDDEQFMMLFQTGWFIISMWTQSLVIHFIRTEKVAFIQSRPALPLLCFSIIGSILITVCPYIPWLNTALKVQALNSWFYALLVGSILLYVLLTLIVKQIYIKKYKELL, encoded by the coding sequence ATGGCCAAGAAAACCAAAAAACCAGTACTTAATGTACAAGAAATTAAATTACGAATGCAAAATGCCGCCACCTCTAGCACTAATGCTTTATATAAAGAATTTAATTCTTCATCAAAAGGTTTGAAAGATGATGCAGCATTTGAAACGAACCTTGAGAAATACGGTTCAAATAAATTGGACAAAAAATCTTCGAATACGTTATGGCATAAAATTGTGCAATCGTTTTTAAACCCATTTTCAATAATTTTAATTGTATTAGCTTTAATATCAATGGTAACTGATATTATAATTCCACTCCATCAAGGAGATTCAGCGGAACCAGCAACTATGGTTATTATCCTTTCAATGGTAATTTTAAGTGGAATTTTACACTTAGTCGAAGAAGTTAGATCTAGCGCATCGTCAGAAAAGCTAGTCAAGATGATCTCAACTACAGCAAGGGTTGAAAGAAATGGAGTTTTTTACGAGATCCCTTTAGAAGAAATTGTTGCGGGAGATATTGTTATTTTAGCAGCTGGTGATATTATTCCGGCAGACGTTAGAATATTGTCAGCAAAAGACTTGTTCGTTTCTCAATCATCTCTTACTGGTGAGTCGCATTCCATTGAAAAACTAGCTAATTTAGTTGAAGGATACAATTACGAAAATTTAGTTGATTATCATAATTTGGCTTTCATGGGTTCTAATGTTATATCTGGCTCTGCCCGTGCGATAGTAGTTGCAACAGGTAATCAAACATATATTGGTCAAGTTGTTCAAAAAATCAACGAAAAACCAGTAAAAACTGATTTTGAAAAAGGCATTAAATCAATTTCGTGATTATTAATTAAAATAATGCTAATTGTTGTACCAATTGTTTTTCTTATTATTGGCGTTAAAGGTCAGATTAAAGGAGATAGTAGTAAGTGACTTGAAGCACTATTATTCGCAATTTCAGTTGTTGTTGGTTTAACTCCCGAGATGTTGCCGATGATAGTTACATCGACCTTAGCGAAGGGTGCTGTCACAATGTCGAAAAAGAAAACAATCATAAAAAGTTTAAATTCAATACAAAACTTTGGAGCAATGGATGTGTTCTGTACGGATAAAACTGGTACTTTAACGCTGGACCAAATTGTTCTTGAGCGCCATCTTGACGTTTTAGGGAAGGATAATAATCGTGTATTACGTTATGGCTTCTTAAACTCATATTATCAAACCGGTTTAAAAAACCTACTTGACTTGTCAATTATAGATAAGACTGATGAACTTAGCGCGATTGATGAACAACTGCGTTCATTGGAAAGTGAATACACAAAAATAGATGAAATACCATTTGACTTCGAAAGAAAAAGAATGTCAGTAATCGTCAAAGATAGCAATCAAAAGGCACAAGTTATCACAAAAGGTGCTGTTGAAGAAATGCTTTCGATTTGTTCTCATATTGAAATAAAAGGCAAAACCGAGGTTCTTAACGACCGCATTATTAAGAAAGTATTATCCAATGTTGATGATTTAAATGATAAAGGTATGAGAGTTATCGCTGTAGCTCGCAAAGACGTTGATATTAGTTCTGTGGGAAGTTTTGCCGTAAAAGATGAATCAGAAATGATTCTAATTGGTTACTTAGCATTTTTAGATCCCCCAAAAGAGTCGACGGCCAGTGCTGTCAAAAACTTACACGATCATGGTGTTGAAGTTAAAATCTTAACAGGAGATAACGCTCGTGTAACTAGAGCAATATGTCAGCAAGTTGGTATCCCTAGTGAAAAGGTTATACTTGGTAAAGATATTGAAGGGCTCTCTAATGATGAGCTTAAAGATATCGTTGAACATTATAATATTTTCGCTAAACTTTCGCCCGATCAAAAAGCTTCAATAATTACCGCCTTAAGAGACAAAGAACATGTTGTGGGTTATATGGGAGATGGTATTAATGATGCCCCAGCAATGAAAAAAGCGGATGTTTCAATTTCCGTAGATACTGCAGTTGATATTGCCAAAGAAAGTGCGAATATTATCTTGCTTGAAAAAGATTTAAATGTTTTAGCAACTGGAATCATTGAAGGTCGTAAAACATACGCAAACATGAACAAATACATTAAAATGACAGTTGCAAGTAATTTTGGAAACATAATAAGTATTTTATTTGCTGCTTTAGTGCTACCTTTTGTTCCTATGATGGCTGTACAAATTCTATTTTTAAACTTAGTTTATGACATCTCATGCGGAGCTATTCCTTGAGATAATGTTGATAAAGATTTATTGAGAAAGCCAAGAAAATGGAATCCAAAATCTATTGCTCGATTTATGCTTTGATTTGGCCCTGTTTCATCCATAGTTGATATTTTGGCATTCGTATTATTAAGATTTGTTTTTATACCTTATTTATATCCTTCGTTAAGCGTGGATGATGAACAGTTTATGATGTTATTCCAAACTGGTTGATTCATAATTTCAATGTGAACTCAATCATTGGTAATACATTTTATAAGAACTGAAAAAGTTGCGTTTATTCAATCTCGTCCTGCCCTACCTTTATTGTGTTTTTCGATAATTGGTTCAATACTAATCACAGTTTGTCCTTATATCCCATGATTAAACACAGCTCTTAAAGTACAAGCGTTAAACTCCTGATTCTATGCATTACTAGTAGGCTCAATATTATTGTATGTATTATTGACATTAATAGTAAAACAAATTTATATCAAAAAATATAAGGAATTATTATAA
- a CDS encoding YgjP-like metallopeptidase domain-containing protein produces MFENKLLDIKLHPEKYKFFCPYDLDSGNMDNNVATSYIYANNIILVKAKILSKFSNNTKKLTEGQTILDGKLIDKILSKAQLSKQNCNIISADLNNNSIYIFGNKYSVLFHFNNSINEQLFLDKTKNIAHFWLKNNAQVNREIRYKKMIAILSSNLRIIITQIQTKYEKLLAIDHIPFKIQPLSSIWGRYKKFLSGSAEIKYNLTLIGLGIDFISAVVVHELTHHFHKNHGHEFRNAMYKLDTNSVNYDKKMKQYNSVKVDLVKLN; encoded by the coding sequence GTGTTTGAAAATAAATTGCTTGATATCAAATTACACCCAGAAAAATATAAGTTTTTTTGTCCCTACGACTTAGATTCAGGAAATATGGATAATAATGTTGCAACATCTTATATTTACGCAAATAACATTATTTTAGTTAAAGCTAAGATATTGAGCAAATTTAGTAATAACACAAAAAAATTAACTGAAGGGCAGACAATTCTTGACGGGAAATTAATAGATAAAATACTTTCCAAGGCACAACTTAGTAAACAAAATTGCAACATAATTAGTGCTGATTTAAACAACAATTCAATTTATATTTTTGGTAATAAATATAGTGTTTTATTCCACTTCAATAATTCGATTAACGAGCAACTATTTCTTGATAAAACTAAAAATATTGCACATTTTTGACTAAAAAATAATGCGCAAGTAAATAGAGAAATCAGATACAAAAAAATGATTGCAATACTGAGTTCAAATTTAAGAATAATAATCACACAAATACAAACTAAATACGAAAAACTTTTGGCTATTGATCATATACCTTTTAAAATTCAACCTCTTTCAAGTATTTGAGGTAGATATAAAAAATTCTTAAGCGGGTCAGCTGAAATTAAATACAATTTAACTTTAATTGGGTTGGGAATAGATTTTATTAGTGCAGTTGTAGTGCATGAACTTACACATCATTTTCATAAAAATCACGGCCACGAATTCAGAAATGCAATGTATAAATTAGACACCAATTCAGTTAATTATGATAAAAAAATGAAACAATATAATTCTGTTAAAGTAGATTTAGTAAAACTAAATTAA
- a CDS encoding FMN-dependent NADH-azoreductase, which produces MKSLKILSVTGTVNKDSLSQEINNEMIKKLMEKHQNSFLTRLDTTNSEFVKFVLNAEEFDDFFKNVDSDQWINILHDTDVLVLSTPMVNFSYSAGIKNFIDAIAVANKTFSYKYSKKGGSVGLLDKLRVILIGTQGAPVGWYPFGAFLDNLKGIFEFLGAKSVNTLLVDGNKVAPRSEMTHEEIIDEINPKLLSIIDKF; this is translated from the coding sequence ATGAAATCATTAAAAATTTTATCAGTAACTGGAACAGTAAATAAGGATTCATTATCTCAAGAAATCAATAATGAAATGATTAAAAAATTGATGGAAAAACATCAAAATTCATTTTTAACAAGATTGGATACAACTAATTCTGAATTTGTCAAATTTGTTTTGAATGCAGAAGAATTTGACGATTTTTTCAAAAATGTTGATTCAGATCAATGAATTAACATTTTACACGATACAGACGTTTTGGTTTTATCAACACCAATGGTTAATTTTTCATATTCAGCAGGTATTAAGAATTTTATAGATGCTATAGCCGTTGCAAATAAAACTTTTTCTTACAAATACAGTAAAAAAGGTGGATCAGTTGGTTTATTAGACAAATTAAGAGTTATTTTAATCGGAACCCAAGGTGCTCCAGTTGGCTGATATCCTTTTGGCGCTTTTTTAGATAACTTAAAAGGTATTTTTGAATTCTTGGGAGCAAAATCTGTCAATACATTATTAGTTGATGGAAACAAAGTTGCGCCAAGAAGTGAAATGACTCACGAAGAAATCATAGACGAAATAAATCCTAAACTATTATCTATAATAGATAAATTTTAA
- a CDS encoding phospho-sugar mutase, with product MKNKQSNIKAIDFGTAGIRGKVGHGIDHLSHAHIQRIAHGLAKYLIAKHPNKNEILVVIGRDNRRYSNKYAKVIAEILDSYGKIKIILSRKITPTPFVSYLIIRNKADAGVNITASHNPKEYNGVKLYNNFGSQCLPEEIAEIKQYFKPFSSYSDEFSCKYNWPTSKNIRNVKISEWNEYVEKVCSVGGNVKFDKNNSNIKLAYSPLHGTGSVVAEKVFNKLGLTKGVDVFFEPTQFKQDRNFTSCEYPNPERDDVYKLVEKLGQKHNCDILVVTDPDADRVGVRVLHNGNYVHLNGNETASITIQYLLENSTDSLKNKYLVYSYVSSNLPELIAKEFGLQTYVVPTGFKWIGKMIVEKDEDMFYGFEESYGSLINHDIARDKDAIQSLVTVAKMAQFYKQKGLTLIDVLDKIHLKHGFVSSKTIDIEIGKNTDLSVLQDKFKNLFSTNKKIHDYNLETDFMKSNMIKLFFDDKPDWLAMRPSGTEPKIKFYVFAYGNDAIDSQKKLDYYINLIKKNVL from the coding sequence ATGAAAAATAAACAAAGTAATATTAAAGCAATAGATTTTGGTACAGCCGGCATTAGAGGCAAGGTTGGTCATGGAATTGACCATCTAAGTCACGCCCATATCCAAAGAATAGCTCATGGTTTAGCAAAATATTTAATTGCTAAACATCCAAACAAAAATGAAATACTAGTTGTTATCGGTCGAGATAATAGAAGGTACTCAAATAAATATGCAAAGGTAATAGCCGAAATTTTAGATAGCTATGGCAAAATTAAAATTATTCTTTCAAGAAAAATAACTCCAACACCTTTTGTTTCGTACTTAATTATCAGAAATAAGGCAGACGCTGGAGTCAATATTACGGCAAGCCATAACCCCAAGGAATATAATGGAGTAAAACTTTATAATAATTTTGGCTCGCAATGTCTTCCTGAAGAAATAGCAGAAATTAAACAATACTTTAAACCATTTTCATCTTATTCTGATGAATTTAGTTGTAAATATAACTGACCAACAAGCAAAAATATTAGAAATGTAAAAATCAGTGAATGAAATGAATACGTTGAAAAAGTATGTTCGGTTGGAGGCAATGTTAAATTTGATAAAAACAACTCTAATATTAAACTTGCATATTCTCCGCTTCACGGCACAGGTTCAGTAGTTGCGGAAAAAGTATTTAATAAATTAGGTTTAACTAAAGGAGTTGATGTATTCTTTGAACCTACCCAATTCAAACAGGATCGTAATTTTACTTCTTGTGAATATCCAAATCCAGAAAGAGATGATGTTTATAAGTTGGTCGAAAAACTAGGACAAAAACACAATTGTGATATTTTGGTGGTTACTGACCCTGATGCTGATAGAGTTGGTGTTAGGGTCTTACACAATGGTAATTATGTTCATTTAAACGGTAACGAGACTGCATCAATAACCATTCAATATTTATTAGAAAATTCAACAGATAGTCTAAAAAATAAATATTTAGTGTATTCGTATGTTTCATCCAATTTACCGGAACTAATTGCTAAAGAATTTGGTTTACAAACTTATGTTGTTCCAACTGGGTTTAAATGAATAGGCAAAATGATAGTCGAAAAAGATGAAGATATGTTTTATGGTTTTGAAGAAAGTTATGGTTCATTAATTAATCATGATATTGCCAGAGATAAGGATGCAATACAATCATTGGTTACTGTTGCTAAAATGGCACAATTTTATAAACAAAAAGGTCTAACCTTAATTGATGTATTAGATAAGATTCATTTAAAACATGGATTTGTCTCAAGTAAAACAATAGATATTGAAATTGGCAAAAATACTGATTTATCAGTACTACAAGACAAATTTAAAAACTTATTTTCAACCAACAAAAAAATTCATGATTATAATTTAGAGACTGATTTCATGAAGTCTAATATGATTAAGTTATTTTTCGATGACAAGCCAGATTGACTAGCAATGAGACCTTCAGGAACTGAGCCGAAAATAAAATTTTATGTTTTCGCCTATGGAAATGATGCAATTGATTCACAAAAAAAACTTGATTATTATATTAATTTAATTAAAAAGAATGTTTTATAA
- a CDS encoding nuclease-related domain-containing protein — MQTNISKISTEMKIGIICGIIGMSLLIVLILALYIRNIIRTSRKDTAGFAFEEQITRRLASYCKNSNYRYIKGEKFKYAGENFFEIDGFLMTNKFLIIVEIKYIIGELTGQASDKLISVINNGNTTRFTNPLIQNFRHIEHFYKMCGFKFPVLSLLILPNGSECNITHQGAWSVVANEDNFENVLLELDEELKDIPNISKDKIDDIFAAIKEHKVVSLKDIKKWNKGKK, encoded by the coding sequence ATGCAAACAAATATAAGTAAAATTTCAACTGAAATGAAAATCGGAATAATCTGCGGAATAATTGGTATGTCATTGTTAATAGTTTTGATTTTAGCTCTCTACATTAGAAATATTATAAGAACAAGTAGAAAAGATACGGCTGGTTTTGCTTTTGAAGAGCAAATTACACGCCGTTTAGCTTCTTATTGTAAAAATTCAAATTATAGATATATTAAAGGCGAGAAATTTAAATATGCTGGTGAAAATTTCTTTGAAATTGATGGATTTTTAATGACAAATAAGTTTTTAATCATTGTCGAAATAAAATACATCATTGGTGAACTAACAGGTCAAGCTAGCGACAAATTAATAAGTGTAATAAACAATGGTAATACCACTAGATTTACCAATCCATTAATTCAAAATTTTAGACATATTGAACATTTTTATAAAATGTGCGGTTTTAAATTCCCTGTTCTTTCATTGCTAATATTACCTAACGGTTCCGAATGCAACATAACTCATCAAGGTGCTTGGTCGGTTGTAGCAAATGAAGATAACTTTGAGAATGTTTTACTTGAATTGGATGAAGAACTAAAAGACATACCTAACATTTCAAAAGATAAAATTGACGACATATTTGCAGCGATTAAAGAACATAAAGTTGTTTCGCTTAAAGATATTAAAAAATGAAATAAAGGAAAAAAATAG
- a CDS encoding transcription antitermination factor NusB gives MKSRRINRIEIINALYSCELLGVYDLKNIFEHNDELTTEQYKQVEKISLNREYLKKIIEKFLIEKSWDEESPLVRAILLNAAYEFFILSAKIVINEAVEITKDFFGEELELYKHVNKVLDSIYKFFVVNEALMRKYLK, from the coding sequence ATGAAATCACGAAGAATAAATAGAATAGAAATAATTAATGCATTATATTCATGCGAGTTATTAGGTGTTTATGATCTAAAAAATATTTTTGAACACAATGATGAATTAACAACCGAGCAATATAAACAAGTTGAAAAAATATCACTAAATCGAGAATATTTGAAGAAAATCATCGAAAAGTTTTTGATTGAAAAATCATGAGATGAAGAGAGCCCACTAGTTAGAGCTATATTGTTAAACGCAGCTTATGAATTCTTTATTTTGAGCGCAAAAATCGTGATTAATGAAGCTGTAGAAATCACAAAAGACTTTTTTGGTGAAGAGTTAGAACTATACAAACATGTTAACAAAGTCCTAGACAGCATTTATAAATTTTTTGTTGTTAACGAAGCATTAATGAGAAAATACTTAAAATAA
- a CDS encoding M42 family metallopeptidase, with protein MSKYTKLATRLKEYMEIEAMSRYEEPVAQALKNNTQSNNLEYTRDGFGSLIISNKQTDPNAPVIMIAAHMDEVGYFVRNIEENGNMLVSPVGGIWPATVIGTKCKLVTNRDNKVIYGVFGHTSIHILESEKVSKVPTNKELYIDCGFNSKQEALDFGIEAGDRVYMSGEAIDMPNNLIAGKAMDNRAGVTVIDFLANNIKDLKLPNKTYIVGTVQEEVGLRGAKTATSIIDADVAIAIDTCASHDTTGCIKGGTKLGDGVALLVKDGGLLTNPKLTEILMSLARKHNIPAYKYISEGGGNDATSLQYGKGGVPAITFSLPQRYLHSPIGVCSLVDIQAAIDLATEFVKMFDAEKAKELKHQ; from the coding sequence ATGAGTAAATATACTAAATTAGCAACTCGTCTTAAAGAATACATGGAAATAGAAGCCATGAGTAGATACGAAGAACCCGTTGCACAAGCTTTAAAAAATAACACACAATCTAACAATCTTGAATACACAAGAGATGGTTTTGGTTCTTTGATTATTTCTAATAAACAAACAGATCCGAACGCACCAGTAATTATGATTGCTGCTCACATGGATGAAGTTGGATACTTTGTTAGAAATATCGAAGAAAATGGTAATATGTTAGTTTCGCCAGTTGGTGGAATCTGACCAGCTACTGTAATAGGTACAAAATGCAAATTAGTTACAAACAGAGATAACAAAGTAATTTATGGAGTTTTTGGACATACTTCAATTCATATTTTAGAAAGTGAAAAAGTTTCAAAAGTCCCAACAAATAAAGAGCTATATATCGACTGTGGTTTTAATTCAAAACAAGAAGCCCTAGATTTTGGAATTGAAGCAGGGGATAGAGTTTACATGTCAGGTGAAGCTATTGATATGCCTAACAATTTAATTGCTGGTAAGGCAATGGACAATAGAGCCGGTGTTACAGTTATTGACTTTTTGGCAAATAACATCAAAGATTTAAAACTTCCTAATAAAACCTATATTGTCGGAACAGTTCAAGAAGAAGTAGGTTTAAGAGGTGCTAAAACCGCAACCTCAATTATTGACGCTGATGTTGCAATTGCAATTGATACATGTGCAAGTCACGATACGACAGGTTGCATCAAAGGTGGAACTAAATTAGGAGATGGTGTTGCTTTACTTGTCAAAGACGGTGGTTTATTAACAAATCCTAAATTAACAGAAATATTAATGTCATTAGCTCGTAAACACAATATTCCCGCTTATAAATACATATCTGAAGGAGGCGGCAATGATGCTACATCACTTCAATATGGTAAAGGTGGTGTTCCGGCTATTACATTTTCATTACCACAACGTTATTTACACTCTCCAATCGGTGTGTGTTCATTAGTTGACATTCAGGCAGCAATTGATTTAGCAACTGAATTTGTTAAAATGTTCGACGCAGAAAAAGCAAAAGAATTAAAACATCAATAA